In a genomic window of Methanosarcina horonobensis HB-1 = JCM 15518:
- a CDS encoding tetratricopeptide repeat protein, with the protein MIVLDYYSLDLQITKEPEGSHNLYRASILENGDTKVTQSFELKRDLKLIQMLDQLEKKAIVPRPQPQEITHIEFGKMLYNTVFSGELRNYFNKHFNEAQEKNYGLRVSIQLNDDVPEIAALPWEFLHDGEDFLVTRRSILLSRLPAGVKKTESKPLDSILRMLVVISSPDDPGISPLNTEKEQEIILEALDKLQKDQKIKVDFTEDATFENIQGYLNEQDYHIVHFTGHGISINDKGHLVFETEDRKAKLIDNKTLADLFSDIGIRLVVLSSCESAKGSNKEAFGDLASMLSKNRIPAVVAMQYSVLDDVATKFAYNFYKTIVSGKPVDLALREARIAMRNLDKSNGFDFATPVLYLSDHNCVHVGDLKPDPSEFVFKPNMMLDLQVMEKGFVARRKELRLLEKGFKSEIKRAAIIHGFGGIGKTVLATRLALKMGYYFEGTLGIKCTSTTRPEDVLNKFNSFLLMKGRPELNQITNQQIPLEVKTALLVTILNQIRFLVIFDNFEDCLNEDRNDIENHELKTFIQYLLNNTTRNSKFIITTRYDFDPLEGRLASGIEHISLPELYFPQTMWLMNNFTELTYLGIRKKKEIYDAIGGHPWTIGQFAVLASSQGVDDLLLDLQLLKKELIEFTLLDKSYSKLDQRARKLLQCASIYEESIPIEALSWIIGDEKDESSSVGEPLKKLLQWGLISKELDNGKNVYFEHTIVKDFARKKLEEDGLDKKELLIRAARYYENLFFQIRNIWDYLKARDYYFLAEEWESANAIVENTVNYLIRGGYIVLAMSLLNDSIDTTSGDTKLNVEYTLATIYHRIGDLSTALELYNNLKYKFKKRENNKGVAAVLHALGVIYQDQGNYEEAFKLYKQSLKIDEELGDKSGIACTLRQLGMIYQDQGNYEEAVKMYNQALKIDEELGDKSGIASTLHQLGVIYQDQGNYEEAVKMYNQTLKINEELGDKSGIAYTLHELGVIYQNQGNYEEAVEKYNLALKIKEELGDKRGTTQTLHGLGNIHFLQGNYEEAAEKYNLALKINEELGDKSETAQILHQIGMTHEYQGNYKEAMKKYNQSLKIAEELGQKKEIAGTLHQLGMIHYRQGNYDEAVRKYNLSLEKFNELGNKSGIAIALLSIGIIDVEKEEYYSALKNYLNSYSIFKQLNSPKKEIVVGYLSKLRDKIGKEEFYVYLRLLKDDF; encoded by the coding sequence GTGATTGTTCTGGACTATTATTCTCTTGATCTGCAGATAACAAAAGAACCTGAAGGTTCACATAATCTATATAGGGCTTCAATTTTGGAAAATGGAGATACTAAAGTTACTCAGAGTTTTGAACTCAAACGTGATCTTAAACTTATTCAAATGCTGGATCAACTTGAGAAGAAAGCTATAGTTCCAAGACCTCAGCCTCAAGAGATAACTCATATAGAATTTGGAAAAATGTTGTACAATACTGTATTTTCGGGAGAACTGAGAAATTATTTCAATAAACATTTTAATGAAGCACAAGAGAAAAATTATGGACTTAGGGTTTCTATACAATTAAATGATGATGTTCCTGAAATTGCAGCTCTACCATGGGAATTTTTACACGATGGAGAAGACTTTTTAGTTACCAGAAGAAGTATTTTGCTCTCAAGGCTTCCGGCAGGGGTAAAGAAAACCGAATCTAAGCCTCTGGATTCCATTCTCCGAATGCTGGTAGTAATTTCAAGCCCGGATGATCCCGGAATTTCACCCTTAAACACCGAAAAAGAGCAGGAAATTATTCTTGAAGCCCTAGACAAACTTCAGAAAGACCAGAAAATCAAGGTCGATTTTACAGAAGACGCCACTTTTGAAAACATCCAAGGCTATCTCAACGAGCAAGATTATCACATAGTACATTTCACAGGACATGGAATAAGTATAAACGACAAAGGACACCTTGTATTTGAAACCGAAGACCGAAAAGCCAAGCTTATAGACAACAAAACCCTTGCAGATCTTTTTTCAGACATAGGCATAAGGCTTGTTGTGCTCAGTTCCTGTGAATCAGCTAAAGGTTCGAACAAAGAAGCTTTCGGTGACTTAGCCAGTATGCTATCAAAAAATAGAATACCAGCTGTAGTAGCTATGCAATATTCCGTACTTGATGATGTCGCCACAAAGTTTGCGTACAATTTTTACAAAACAATTGTAAGTGGGAAACCTGTTGATCTTGCTTTAAGAGAAGCAAGGATCGCGATGAGGAACTTGGATAAGAGCAACGGATTTGACTTTGCAACTCCGGTACTATATTTATCAGACCACAATTGCGTTCATGTAGGGGACTTAAAACCGGATCCTTCTGAATTTGTTTTCAAGCCGAATATGATGCTGGATTTGCAGGTTATGGAAAAAGGCTTTGTTGCCAGAAGAAAAGAACTCAGGCTTCTTGAAAAAGGCTTCAAATCCGAAATAAAACGGGCAGCAATCATCCACGGCTTCGGTGGTATTGGAAAAACCGTACTCGCAACTCGACTTGCGTTGAAAATGGGTTATTACTTCGAGGGTACCTTAGGGATAAAATGCACCTCTACAACAAGACCCGAAGATGTCCTGAATAAATTCAACAGCTTTTTGCTGATGAAGGGAAGACCTGAGCTGAACCAGATCACGAACCAGCAAATCCCACTTGAAGTTAAAACTGCTTTACTGGTTACGATATTGAATCAGATAAGGTTCCTTGTTATCTTCGACAACTTTGAAGATTGTCTGAATGAAGACAGGAACGATATTGAAAACCACGAACTTAAAACATTCATCCAGTATCTCCTTAACAACACAACCAGAAACTCAAAATTTATTATTACAACCCGCTATGACTTTGATCCCCTTGAAGGCAGGCTAGCCTCAGGAATCGAACATATTTCCCTTCCTGAACTCTATTTTCCTCAGACAATGTGGCTAATGAATAATTTTACGGAACTGACATATCTGGGAATAAGAAAGAAAAAGGAAATATACGATGCCATAGGAGGGCATCCCTGGACAATAGGCCAATTCGCAGTGCTTGCCTCCAGTCAGGGAGTGGACGATTTACTGCTGGACCTTCAACTCCTAAAAAAAGAGCTTATCGAGTTCACCCTGCTGGACAAGTCATATTCCAAACTGGATCAAAGAGCAAGAAAACTGCTCCAGTGCGCCTCAATCTACGAAGAATCCATTCCAATCGAGGCATTATCCTGGATTATAGGAGATGAAAAAGATGAAAGTTCTTCTGTAGGAGAACCTCTTAAGAAACTCCTTCAATGGGGTCTCATCTCAAAAGAACTGGATAACGGCAAGAATGTTTACTTTGAGCACACCATTGTAAAAGATTTTGCACGGAAGAAACTCGAAGAAGATGGACTGGACAAAAAAGAACTTCTCATCAGAGCTGCCAGATACTATGAGAATCTGTTTTTTCAAATTCGAAACATCTGGGATTACCTGAAGGCGCGAGATTACTACTTCCTGGCAGAAGAGTGGGAAAGTGCAAATGCAATTGTAGAAAATACAGTAAATTATCTGATCCGCGGGGGATATATCGTACTTGCAATGAGCCTGTTAAACGATTCTATCGATACGACATCAGGTGATACAAAATTAAATGTCGAGTATACCCTTGCGACAATTTATCATCGCATTGGAGATTTAAGTACAGCATTGGAATTATATAATAACCTCAAATATAAATTTAAGAAAAGGGAGAATAACAAAGGGGTTGCTGCAGTTCTTCATGCGCTTGGCGTGATTTATCAGGATCAGGGAAACTACGAAGAGGCATTTAAATTATACAAACAGTCCCTGAAAATTGACGAGGAGCTGGGAGACAAAAGCGGAATTGCATGTACATTGCGCCAGCTTGGTATGATTTATCAGGATCAGGGGAACTACGAAGAAGCAGTTAAAATGTATAATCAAGCCCTAAAAATTGACGAGGAGCTGGGAGACAAAAGCGGAATTGCAAGTACATTGCACCAGCTTGGTGTGATTTATCAGGATCAGGGGAACTACGAAGAAGCAGTTAAAATGTATAACCAAACCCTAAAAATTAATGAAGAGTTAGGAGACAAAAGCGGAATTGCATATACATTGCATGAGCTTGGTGTGATTTATCAGAATCAGGGCAACTACGAAGAAGCAGTGGAAAAATATAACCTGGCCCTAAAAATTAAAGAGGAGCTAGGGGACAAAAGGGGAACTACACAAACACTGCACGGGCTTGGAAATATTCATTTTCTTCAAGGCAACTATGAAGAAGCAGCGGAAAAATATAACCTAGCCCTAAAAATTAATGAAGAGTTAGGAGACAAAAGCGAAACTGCACAAATACTCCATCAGATAGGAATGACTCATGAGTACCAGGGAAACTACAAAGAAGCGATGAAAAAGTATAACCAGTCTCTAAAAATCGCAGAAGAGTTAGGGCAAAAAAAAGAAATCGCAGGTACGCTGCACCAGCTTGGAATGATTCATTATCGTCAGGGAAACTATGACGAAGCAGTAAGAAAGTATAATCTGTCTCTGGAAAAATTTAATGAGCTAGGGAACAAAAGTGGGATTGCAATTGCACTGCTTAGTATAGGAATAATAGATGTAGAAAAGGAAGAATATTATAGTGCTCTCAAGAATTATCTCAATTCTTATTCAATCTTCAAGCAACTGAATTCACCAAAGAAGGAAATTGTTGTAGGATACCTTTCCAAGTTACGAGATAAAATAGGAAAAGAAGAATTTTATGTGTATTTGAGGCTGCTGAAAGATGATTTCTGA